Proteins encoded within one genomic window of Flavobacterium sp. NG2:
- a CDS encoding TonB-dependent receptor, producing the protein MKFNFQHKTIIAIALVSFQYTFAQKKDNIGSEEVTVVKSYNPSISDASKIKETPSLDDDGNTKKETIKYSIFSFPVASTFAPLKGKAEGVEKSKKAHLYNNYATLGFGNYRTLNGELFVNQELNNNDYVGGMFRHLSSQAGVNDVELPSDYSNTSVDLTYGTDYNDATFNFDLGYKNQIYNWYGLPMDFGSFQTPQDRANLISSINPKHSYNTYSVGGRVHFSDSFINEAQLKFIHFADTFGSAENRFYAKPSFEFEVGDELVKTNLIVDYVGGSFEHNYARNNVAPIKYGYTNIGISPSFVMLKDDWTLNLGASIFYSFGLENAKNALFVYPQVTASYNVVGDLMIFYAGAQGSLEQNSYQNFVDGNPFLSPTMGDNGTSGFMRPTDKQYDIFAGLKGKLANNVSYNLRASYLNEKNKALFKSNDYNENASNEFYAFGNSFQVVYDDMKTLSFTGDLKASFSENVTFSIGGSVYSFKNDFQQEAWNLPTVKLDSKLDFNITQKWFAGAQVFYVGERKDLQLNTDILYLVQPDPIILDSYFDVNAHVGYKHNERLTGFLKVNNITNQNYQKWLNYPVQGLQIVVGANYKFDF; encoded by the coding sequence ATGAAATTTAATTTCCAGCATAAAACAATAATTGCAATTGCATTGGTGAGTTTTCAGTACACCTTTGCTCAGAAAAAAGACAACATAGGTTCAGAAGAAGTTACTGTTGTAAAATCATACAACCCATCTATTTCAGATGCTTCAAAAATAAAGGAAACACCTTCGCTGGATGATGATGGTAATACCAAAAAAGAAACTATTAAGTATTCTATTTTTTCTTTTCCAGTGGCTTCTACATTTGCTCCGCTGAAAGGGAAAGCAGAAGGGGTAGAAAAATCAAAAAAAGCCCATTTGTATAATAATTATGCAACCTTAGGTTTTGGGAATTACAGAACCTTAAATGGAGAGTTGTTTGTTAATCAAGAGTTGAATAACAATGATTATGTAGGAGGAATGTTTCGTCATTTATCCTCCCAAGCCGGAGTTAATGATGTAGAATTACCAAGTGATTATTCAAATACTTCAGTTGATTTGACTTATGGGACAGATTATAATGACGCTACATTTAATTTTGATTTAGGATATAAAAACCAAATTTACAATTGGTATGGTTTGCCAATGGATTTTGGAAGTTTTCAAACTCCGCAGGATAGAGCAAACTTAATTAGTAGTATTAATCCAAAACATTCCTATAACACTTATTCAGTAGGTGGTAGAGTTCATTTTAGTGATAGTTTTATTAATGAAGCACAATTGAAGTTTATTCATTTTGCAGATACTTTTGGCTCTGCAGAGAATAGATTTTATGCTAAGCCCTCTTTTGAATTTGAGGTAGGGGATGAACTAGTGAAAACTAATTTGATTGTGGATTATGTTGGAGGTAGTTTTGAGCATAATTATGCAAGAAATAATGTAGCGCCAATTAAGTATGGGTATACCAATATTGGAATTAGCCCGAGTTTTGTTATGTTAAAAGACGATTGGACTCTAAATTTAGGAGCGAGTATTTTTTATAGTTTTGGTTTAGAAAATGCGAAGAATGCTTTATTTGTTTATCCTCAAGTTACCGCTTCTTATAATGTAGTAGGGGATTTGATGATATTTTATGCAGGTGCGCAAGGTAGTTTAGAGCAAAACTCATATCAAAATTTTGTGGATGGAAATCCGTTTTTATCACCTACAATGGGGGATAATGGTACTTCAGGTTTTATGAGACCAACAGACAAACAATATGATATATTTGCTGGTTTGAAAGGGAAATTGGCTAACAATGTGAGTTATAACTTGAGAGCATCTTATTTGAATGAAAAGAATAAGGCATTGTTTAAAAGTAATGATTATAATGAAAATGCCTCTAACGAATTCTATGCTTTTGGAAACTCATTCCAGGTGGTGTATGACGATATGAAAACATTGAGTTTTACAGGAGATTTAAAAGCTAGTTTTTCTGAAAATGTAACTTTTAGTATTGGTGGTTCTGTATACAGTTTTAAAAACGATTTTCAACAAGAAGCTTGGAATTTACCAACAGTTAAATTAGACTCCAAATTAGATTTTAATATTACTCAAAAATGGTTTGCTGGAGCGCAAGTTTTCTATGTTGGTGAAAGGAAAGACCTGCAGTTGAATACAGATATACTTTATCTAGTCCAACCTGACCCTATTATTTTGGATAGTTATTTTGATGTTAATGCTCATGTTGGTTATAAACACAATGAGCGTTTAACCGGATTCTTAAAAGTAAACAATATCACCAATCAAAATTATCAAAAATGGTTGAACTACCCTGTTCAAGGGTTGCAAATTGTTGTTGGAGCCAATTATAAATTCGATTTTTAA
- a CDS encoding DUF2911 domain-containing protein: protein MKTTTLISSIALGVSLFLSFNVYSQKFPALDKSPMDVAAYPTDHKEATKSVKIYYSRPQLKGRSISELAPNGKVWRTGANEANEITFYKDMYLGKTKIKAGTYSLFTIPEKDNYTIIINKDTNVWGAYTYKTKNDIARLVVPVTQAEESLEAFSAVFTKADNGIILNLGWDKIRVAIPFTE from the coding sequence ATGAAAACTACAACATTAATCAGTTCTATTGCACTCGGAGTTTCCCTATTTTTATCTTTTAATGTTTATTCTCAAAAATTCCCAGCTTTAGACAAAAGTCCTATGGACGTTGCTGCTTACCCAACCGATCATAAGGAAGCAACCAAATCAGTAAAAATATACTACAGCAGACCACAGTTAAAAGGTCGTAGTATAAGCGAATTAGCTCCCAACGGAAAAGTTTGGAGAACAGGAGCAAATGAAGCCAATGAAATCACTTTTTACAAAGATATGTACTTGGGAAAAACCAAAATAAAAGCTGGCACTTATTCATTATTTACTATTCCTGAAAAAGATAATTATACCATCATCATCAACAAAGACACTAATGTTTGGGGTGCCTACACTTATAAAACTAAAAACGACATTGCCAGACTTGTGGTGCCAGTTACTCAAGCCGAAGAATCGCTAGAAGCGTTTTCTGCGGTTTTCACCAAAGCTGATAATGGCATCATTTTAAACTTAGGATGGGATAAAATCCGTGTTGCGATTCCTTTCACAGAATAA
- a CDS encoding amidase, giving the protein MDSQIKKIHQQLVSKQITCTALVQEKLDLLKENKYNSVNSLLDNLALELAAKVDAKIANGETIGLLEGIPFGIKDVYMLQGTYTTASSELLKNYKSPYTATAIQKLLDAGAIPLVKENCDSFGHGSSSENTIFGAVKNAINPELVAGGSSGGSAVNVAKEYTVFSIGGDTGGSIRQPAGYNDIYGFKPTYGRISRYGLMAYASSTDCVGPLAKSLEDIRIVLNVMSGKDPKDQTSIISNEISEEAVATSKVKTVGYFKNFIESEAIDTQVKADFLAAIEKIKAKGIAVKELDFFKSDILVSTYYTLAMAETASNLSRLDGTNYGNRIEGENLIDTYAVTRSENFSEETKRRIVGGNQVLSQGFSDEIYLKGLAVRDQISENFSKDFEEVDIVLSPVTPSTPPKIGDSLKDPLAMYLSDAYTVGFSLGQLPTLTVPQGTSTGLQITAAKNNDELVLQFANFLKDTL; this is encoded by the coding sequence ATGGATTCTCAGATAAAAAAAATACACCAGCAATTGGTGTCTAAACAAATTACTTGTACAGCTTTGGTACAAGAAAAATTAGACTTACTTAAAGAAAATAAATACAACTCAGTCAATTCTTTGTTAGATAATTTAGCGTTAGAATTGGCGGCTAAAGTGGATGCTAAAATTGCAAATGGTGAAACTATCGGTTTGTTAGAAGGTATTCCGTTTGGGATTAAAGATGTGTACATGCTGCAAGGAACTTACACTACTGCAAGTTCTGAGTTGTTGAAAAATTATAAATCACCGTACACGGCTACTGCTATTCAAAAATTATTGGATGCAGGTGCTATTCCGTTGGTAAAAGAAAACTGTGATAGTTTTGGTCACGGTTCGTCTAGCGAAAATACGATTTTTGGAGCGGTGAAAAACGCTATTAATCCAGAATTGGTAGCTGGAGGTTCCAGTGGAGGTTCTGCGGTAAACGTAGCCAAAGAGTATACGGTTTTTTCTATTGGAGGAGATACGGGAGGTTCGATTCGTCAACCTGCGGGTTATAATGATATTTACGGATTCAAACCTACTTACGGAAGAATTTCACGATACGGATTGATGGCTTATGCGTCTTCTACGGATTGCGTGGGACCATTGGCAAAATCATTAGAAGATATCCGCATTGTTTTGAACGTGATGAGTGGAAAAGATCCAAAAGATCAAACTTCTATCATTTCAAACGAAATTAGCGAAGAGGCTGTTGCAACTTCAAAAGTGAAAACGGTGGGTTATTTCAAAAATTTCATCGAAAGTGAAGCAATTGACACCCAAGTAAAAGCGGATTTCTTAGCTGCTATCGAAAAAATTAAAGCCAAAGGAATTGCTGTAAAAGAATTGGATTTCTTTAAATCGGATATTTTAGTTTCGACTTATTATACCTTGGCAATGGCGGAAACTGCTTCAAATTTGTCTCGTTTGGACGGAACCAATTACGGAAACCGAATTGAAGGAGAAAATTTAATAGATACCTATGCGGTGACTCGTTCTGAAAATTTTTCAGAAGAAACCAAACGCAGAATCGTAGGAGGGAACCAAGTATTGTCTCAAGGTTTTTCGGATGAAATCTATTTGAAAGGATTAGCTGTAAGAGACCAGATTTCGGAGAATTTCAGCAAAGATTTCGAAGAGGTAGATATCGTTTTATCGCCAGTGACACCAAGTACGCCTCCTAAAATTGGAGATAGTTTGAAAGATCCGTTGGCGATGTACTTGTCGGATGCTTATACGGTTGGATTTAGTTTAGGGCAATTGCCAACTTTAACCGTGCCACAAGGAACAAGCACTGGACTTCAAATTACAGCAGCAAAAAATAATGATGAATTAGTATTGCAATTTGCAAACTTCTTAAAAGATACACTATAA